The Streptomyces sp. NBC_00286 nucleotide sequence CGCAGCCCGTGCGCGCGTGGTCGAGGACCAGCCCGGTCGGCGACTCAGGGGGAGCGGTCGTCGGCCGGGCTAGGTGCGCGTGCGCCCCGTAAGGGGCGCGGGGCTGTGACATTTGCGGCTCCGCCGGGGGCGCGACCAGCCACAGCGGACCCGCAGTTTCGAACCGCCCTCCCAGCGGAGCGCCGGCGCTGTAACAGGTGTCCGACAAGGGGCGGACGCCCTCGTGAGCGCACAGAGGCGTATGTCAGGATTGGTACTTCGAACAGTGCACCATGGGGGGAGTTGGATGTACGAGCGCAGGGGGGCCGGAGCCAGGGCGTCCGTGGCGGTGGCCGGAGTGGTGCTGCTGCTCGCGGGGTGTTCCTCCTCCGGGGACGACGGCGATGGGGAGAAGGAGCCGGCCGGCCAGGTCAGCCAGCAGCCGAAGGGCGACGACCCGTACTGGGTCAACCCCGACGGGAACGCGGCTCAGCAGGTGAGCACCTTCACTGAGGAGGGGAAGAAGGAAGAAGCCGAGCTGATCAAGAAGATCGCCGCGCATCCCACAGGCGAGTGGATCACTCCGGAGGAAGCGGAGGCCGAGGCGCGCGAAGTCACCGAGGCGGCCGAGAAGGCCGACCGGGACGCGCTGCTCGTCGTCTACAACATTCCGCACCGCGACTGCGGCCAGTTCTCGCAGGGCGGCGCCAAGGACGGCAATGCCTACCGGGAGTTCATCGACCAGGTCGCCGACGGCATCGGCGACCGGAACGCGACGGTGATCCTGGAGCCGGACGCCCTGCTGCACGTGGTGGACGGCTGCACGGCCCAGGAGTTCCACCAGGAGCGCCTCGACCTTCTCAAGGGCGCCGTCGAGAAGCTCGGGTCCCTGAAGAACACGAAGGTCTACCTGGACGCGGGCAACGCGGGCAACAACCCGAGCGATCTCTACGATCCGCTCAAGCGGGCGGGCATCGACCAGGCCGACGGCTTCTCGGTGAACGTGTCGAACTTCTACAGCACCGAGGACAGCACCAAGTACGGCAAAGAACTGTCGGCGAAGATCGGCAACAAGCCCTTCGTGATCGACACCAGCCGCAACGGCAACGGTCCGTACACCGAGGGCAAGGATCCCTGGTGCAACCCGCCGGGCCGCGCGCTCGGCGAGGAGCCCACGACGAAGACCGGCGACGACCTCGTCGACGCCTACCTGTGGGTCAAGCGGCCCGGCGAGTCCGACGGCACCTGCAGGGGCGGCCCGAACGCGGGCGAGTGGTGGCCGGAGTACGCGCTGGAGCTCGCGAAGGCCAGCGAGTAGAGCGAGTAGCAGGAGCTGCAGGTCGTACGTGACTGGGGGCGCCCTCCTTGGCGGAGGGCGCCCCCAGTTGCGTAACTCTGCCCGCTGTCAGGGAAGGATCACGGGACCTTGACCCACTGGGCCTTGCTCGGTGTGCCCTGGTCGTCCGTCACGAACAACATGTACCAGCCCGACTGGACCAGGTTGCGGTTCTTCGGGATGGTGACCTCGATGCCGCCGTCCGTCTTCTCCAGGTCCAGGGCGATGGACCGCTGGTCGATGTCGGTTACGTGCGTCGAGGCGCTCGGCCGGATCAGGCGGGCCGTCTTGATGGACGAGGAGTGCTCGGACTTGAACGTCGCCGACTCGCCGCGCTTGATGGTCTTCGGACCGCCGGAGAGCGTGGGCTGCGCATCGCCGTAGAGGTACGGCGGCGTGTAGATCTCGATGCGCTGCTCGAACTTGCCGGGCTTGGTGTTGGCCTTGTCCGCGTAGAGCGAGTCCGAGCCGAAGACCATCACGCGGCCGTCGGGCAGCAGGATCGAGCCCGAGTGGTAGTTGCGGCCCACGAGCGGGTCGGCGACCCGCTTCATCTCGTTGCTCTTCGCGTCGTAGAGCCGGGCCTCGAGGATGTTGGAGTCGCCGCGCCCGCGGTAGTCCTCGGAGCCGCCGGACACCAGCACGTTGTCGTCGGGCAGGATCGAGTACTGCGGGTAGCGGGTGCCCTTGTCCAGTTCTGGCCCGTCCACGAACTTCGGGTCGTCCTCCAGCAGATCGATGATGCGGGTCTTCTTGCTGGACTCCTTGGACTCGCCGACGCCGCCGCCGCCGATCACCATGTACTTCTCGTCCTGCGCGGGCGGCAGCAGCACCGTGCCCGCGGTCTCCAGGAGCTTGGGGTCGGACAGGCCGGGGACCTTGTCGAACTTGTTCGTCTTCAGGTCCCAGATGCCCGGGTCACGGCCGACGTCGTCCGGGCCGTAGCCGGCGTTGGCGCCCGAGTAGAACAGCTTGCCGTTCTGCATCAGGGATATCGCCGGGTACGTCGGGAACTGCCGGACTTCCTCGGTGTACTCCCACTCCTTGGTCTTCGGGTCGTAGACCTCGTTCTTGCCCGGCACCAGCTGGCCGATCTCGTCCAGGCCGGAGAGGCTGAGGATCTTGCCGTCGGAGAGCGTGGTGAGCGTCGGGTACCAGCGCGCCTCCTTCATCGGATCGACCTTGATGTACTTCTCGGCGATCGGGTCGAACTCGAAGGCGTCCCTGATGCCCTGGAAGTCCTTCTTGTCGAGGGCCAGCTTCTGCGCGATGCCGTACGTGTTACGCGCGTCGGCGCCCTTCAGGCCCTGGATCGTGTAGTTGTCCTCGGTGCCGGTCTCGTACTTCGCGCCGCGCTTCTGCGCCTCGACGTAGATACGGCCCAGGCCCGGCTCGTTCCCCAGGAACTTGCCGGTCTCCTTGTCGAAATTCTTCTTGGCGCGCTCGACGACGACCGGGTCCTTCGACACGAACGTCTTGCCGTTCTCCTTGCCCGTGAACTTGGTGCCCGCCGGGATGGTGATCGGCTTGTCCGGGTTCTCGTTGTGGACGATCATCAGGCCGCCGGCCTTGGTGACGTCACCCTTGAGCTTCTCGTACCGCTTGGTGCCGCCCGCGATCAGCAGATTGCCGTTGGCGAGCTGGGTGTGGCCCGTGCAGAACAGGTCCTTGGGCGTGTCGATCTTCTTGATGGTGCCCTTGACCGGGTCCCAGATGCGGGTGTCGAACTTCTTGGCGTCGAAGTTGTCCTGGTTGTTCCCCGAGCCCGCGACCATCAGGACCTTGCCCGTGCGCAGCAGCGCAGCGTGGATGGTGTTCTGGCGGTACTCCTCCGGGAACTCGATAATCTCCCACTTGCCGTTCGCGGCCTTGTACTCGGGCTGGTTGATCTTGTAGTCGTGGTACTTGGCCGAACCGAAGCGGTAGAGCGCCGGCCCGTTCATCCCCGCCAGCGCCACCACCACCGCCGCGCCTATCGCGATGCGGCGGGCGCGGCGGCGGCTGGAGCGGTCTTTCATTTCTTGCGTCCCCCAAGAGCGATCTGCACTGTCTGGTCACTGCCCCCGTCCGCCGCCCAGCTCGGCTTGTGCTGTCCGTGCGGGGCGGGGTGATGGGTGGGCAGAGGCTGTGGTGTGGTCACGGCGTCCTGCGACTCCGGCGGAGCGGACGGCGGCTTCTTCGCGTCCTGGCGCATCTGATAACGCCAGGCGAACATCGGTGAGGCGGTGATCAGAAGCGCGAACGACGCCCAGATGACCATCGCCGGGTGCGAGTTGCCGAAGTAGAAGCCGGCACTGATCGAACCGGCGAAGATCAAGATGAAGTACCAGTGGTAACGGAAGGTCCCGAACCAGGTGTCCGGGCTCGCCGAGTCGCCCTTCGGCGTGACCACGAACTTGCTCTTGCGGCGCAGTACGGAGTCGATCAGCGCCTTCGCGTAGAGCGGCGCCGACAGTGCGGACATGATCATGCCTGCCACACCGCCGGAACCCTCCGGCTCGTGCGGAGAGATGTTGTGGCGGCGGTTCCAGACGTACAGGCCGATCTGCAGCGCCGAGGCGTTGCCGTACAGCATCAGCCAGATCGCCGGGTCGATGTTCACACCCGAGGCGCCCAGGCCCAGGAACAGCGCACAACTCAGCGCCGCCAGGATCCAGTTGAGGGCGGACATCGGGTAGAAGATGATCATCATCGTGTAGTTGAAGAGCTTGCTCGGCGGCAGCGAGTACCAGCCCTTCCAGTACTGCTTGAGGATCGTCTCGTACGTTCCTCGCGACCAGCGCATCTGCTGGGTGAAGAAGTCCGTCCAGGCGTTGGGGCCCTCGCCGACCGCGAGCACGTCGGGGGTGTAGACCGAGCGCCACTTCTTGCCCGTCGCCGGGTTCTTGTGACGGTGGATCTCGAAGCCCGTCGCCATGTCCTCGGTGATCGAGTCGTACAGACCGCCGATCTGCTTGAGTGCCTTGATCCGCACGGCGTTTGACGTGCCGACGAACATGGGGGAGCCGTAGCGGTTGCCCGCGCGCTGGATCAGCGCGTGGAACAGGAACTGCTGCGACTCGGCGGACTTGGTGATGGGGTTGTCGTAGTTGCCGTACACCTGCGGGCCGATGACGAAGCCGACATCCGGGTCGCGGAAGAAACCGAGCATCCGCTCCAGGTAGTTGGGCAGCGGCACGTGGTCGGTGTCGACCGAGGCGAAGTAGTCGTAGTCGTCACCGTGCGCGTCCAGCCAGGCGTTGTAGTTGCCGTGCTTGGTCTTGGCGCGGTGCGGGCCCTTCTTCTGGTTCCACTTCGCGACGCCCTTGCGGGAGAAGTGGTGCACACCGAGGCGCGCACAGACTTCCTTCACCTCGGGGTCGTCGCCCTCGTCGAGCAACCAGACGTGCATGAGGCCTCGGTGGCGGATCTTCACCGCGGCCTCGAGCGTCTTCGTCACCATCTCCAGCGGCTCTTTGCCGGGCACGAAGGAGGTGAGGAAGGCCACTCTGGTGCCGGTCTCGGGCACCACCGGGATGGGGTCGCGGGCGACCAGCGTGGCGTGCGCGTTCGACACCACGTTCATGCAGCGGAAGAACTCGATCAGACCGATCGAGACGAGCATCACGACGTCGAGCGCGGGCAGGAAGTCGTAGACCGGGTTCTCGCGTTCGGTCCAGTGCGTGGGCTGCAGCAGCCAGGCGAGCAGCACCAGCGACAGGACCGGGGCGGCTATCAGCATCAGGGCGACGCGGATGCGGTGCGGCTCCTGCGAGATCAGGGAGCGGTACTTGACCCGGTACGGCTTGTGCGGATCGGGCTGCGTGAGAGGACCCGAGAGCCTGCTGTAGTGCTCGTAGTCGTATCTCGGCAGTGTCTTCTTGATCCTGCGGAAACTGCCCGTCGTCGTCTGTGACGGCACCCTGAGCTGGGTCGTCTGAGACGGGTCAGAGTTCTGCCGGCCGCCGTTCGGCGTCGACGTCATGAGTCATCCCCCCACACGCAGTGCATCGCGTGCTCCTTGTTCCGTATGCGCCTGTTCGGTCCCCCTCGACTTTCACAGGCGTATCAATAGCAGGCCCCCGTCACCACACCACCCACACCCTATAGACATGGAACGGTGGTCCTCCGGTTGCATGATGCCCCCCTCGGCATCGGGCTCTGAACGGGGCCCCTCCTCCCCGCCTTCGGTGCAACCGCTTTCCCGGCCCCCAACTGCCGAGTAACCGCAGCCTCTTGTAGCCCAGGGTTCAGGGTTCTACGGCGATCATCATGATCGCAAGACGCGAAACGTGCTGTTTACCGGTCATTCGCGCTAATTAGGAGGACTGATGGTCTCATGCGGTGCGGTAGCGGTCAGGCGTGTTCGAATGTGACCAAAGTGTTCTCTTATTGCGTCCTCAGCCCGCAGAGCATCACCAGTTCGGACCGCGTCGAGGATCTCCCGATGCTGCCGACACGTGACCTTCGGATCCTGCGGCGGTTCCACGAGATCCGTGCGTACGCGGTGGAAGGCGTCCCAGAACGCCTCCAGGACCTCGCCCAGCAGAAGGTTGCCGAGCCCCCGGTACAGCGTGGCGTGAAAGGCCCGATCGGTCTCCGCGAGGCCTGCCCCTTCGGCGGCCTGACTCTCCATACGGTCGACGAGGGCGTCCAGTTCAACGAGGTCCGCCTCCGGGATGCGGCCCGCGAGCCGCGAGATGAGCCCGGTCTCCACGGCCTCGCGCAGCTCGAGCAGCTGGACCAGGGAGTCTTCCCCGCGGTAGTGCCCGGCGACCGTACGGAAGGCGAGGCCCTCGATCATCGGCGCCATCGACATCGGGCCCACATACGTCCCGAAGCCGTGCCGGATCTCGACGATGCCCATCGCCTGGAGGGCCTTCAGTGCCTCGCGCACGGAATTCCGGCTGGCGCCGAGGAGCTCCATCAGCTCGGGCTCGGTCGGCAGCGGGGCGCCCG carries:
- a CDS encoding glycoside hydrolase family 6 protein, with translation MYERRGAGARASVAVAGVVLLLAGCSSSGDDGDGEKEPAGQVSQQPKGDDPYWVNPDGNAAQQVSTFTEEGKKEEAELIKKIAAHPTGEWITPEEAEAEAREVTEAAEKADRDALLVVYNIPHRDCGQFSQGGAKDGNAYREFIDQVADGIGDRNATVILEPDALLHVVDGCTAQEFHQERLDLLKGAVEKLGSLKNTKVYLDAGNAGNNPSDLYDPLKRAGIDQADGFSVNVSNFYSTEDSTKYGKELSAKIGNKPFVIDTSRNGNGPYTEGKDPWCNPPGRALGEEPTTKTGDDLVDAYLWVKRPGESDGTCRGGPNAGEWWPEYALELAKASE
- a CDS encoding kelch motif-containing protein; amino-acid sequence: MKDRSSRRRARRIAIGAAVVVALAGMNGPALYRFGSAKYHDYKINQPEYKAANGKWEIIEFPEEYRQNTIHAALLRTGKVLMVAGSGNNQDNFDAKKFDTRIWDPVKGTIKKIDTPKDLFCTGHTQLANGNLLIAGGTKRYEKLKGDVTKAGGLMIVHNENPDKPITIPAGTKFTGKENGKTFVSKDPVVVERAKKNFDKETGKFLGNEPGLGRIYVEAQKRGAKYETGTEDNYTIQGLKGADARNTYGIAQKLALDKKDFQGIRDAFEFDPIAEKYIKVDPMKEARWYPTLTTLSDGKILSLSGLDEIGQLVPGKNEVYDPKTKEWEYTEEVRQFPTYPAISLMQNGKLFYSGANAGYGPDDVGRDPGIWDLKTNKFDKVPGLSDPKLLETAGTVLLPPAQDEKYMVIGGGGVGESKESSKKTRIIDLLEDDPKFVDGPELDKGTRYPQYSILPDDNVLVSGGSEDYRGRGDSNILEARLYDAKSNEMKRVADPLVGRNYHSGSILLPDGRVMVFGSDSLYADKANTKPGKFEQRIEIYTPPYLYGDAQPTLSGGPKTIKRGESATFKSEHSSSIKTARLIRPSASTHVTDIDQRSIALDLEKTDGGIEVTIPKNRNLVQSGWYMLFVTDDQGTPSKAQWVKVP
- a CDS encoding glycosyltransferase family 2 protein, coding for MTSTPNGGRQNSDPSQTTQLRVPSQTTTGSFRRIKKTLPRYDYEHYSRLSGPLTQPDPHKPYRVKYRSLISQEPHRIRVALMLIAAPVLSLVLLAWLLQPTHWTERENPVYDFLPALDVVMLVSIGLIEFFRCMNVVSNAHATLVARDPIPVVPETGTRVAFLTSFVPGKEPLEMVTKTLEAAVKIRHRGLMHVWLLDEGDDPEVKEVCARLGVHHFSRKGVAKWNQKKGPHRAKTKHGNYNAWLDAHGDDYDYFASVDTDHVPLPNYLERMLGFFRDPDVGFVIGPQVYGNYDNPITKSAESQQFLFHALIQRAGNRYGSPMFVGTSNAVRIKALKQIGGLYDSITEDMATGFEIHRHKNPATGKKWRSVYTPDVLAVGEGPNAWTDFFTQQMRWSRGTYETILKQYWKGWYSLPPSKLFNYTMMIIFYPMSALNWILAALSCALFLGLGASGVNIDPAIWLMLYGNASALQIGLYVWNRRHNISPHEPEGSGGVAGMIMSALSAPLYAKALIDSVLRRKSKFVVTPKGDSASPDTWFGTFRYHWYFILIFAGSISAGFYFGNSHPAMVIWASFALLITASPMFAWRYQMRQDAKKPPSAPPESQDAVTTPQPLPTHHPAPHGQHKPSWAADGGSDQTVQIALGGRKK
- a CDS encoding FadR/GntR family transcriptional regulator; protein product: MARDLQERIKKLIIDRRLPSGAPLPTEPELMELLGASRNSVREALKALQAMGIVEIRHGFGTYVGPMSMAPMIEGLAFRTVAGHYRGEDSLVQLLELREAVETGLISRLAGRIPEADLVELDALVDRMESQAAEGAGLAETDRAFHATLYRGLGNLLLGEVLEAFWDAFHRVRTDLVEPPQDPKVTCRQHREILDAVRTGDALRAEDAIREHFGHIRTRLTATAPHETISPPN